Proteins co-encoded in one Nitrospirota bacterium genomic window:
- a CDS encoding tetratricopeptide repeat protein produces MKDYIRYLRDEMRYFIKIILVVVFSIFLFAGLSHAEKVTFVKEYTYQASELDSKASCRTISLEMVKRLLLEELGTYLISETEVKDFKLTKEQVKTYSAGIVGAEIIEDKWDGKTYWLKAKVSADPKEVAKALKKIMDEPFKGKELEETRKKAEELTKEVERLNKELAKANNKQPSKKIQQEYKATIQGLTAVEWFNKGYEAASAERWKEALDAYTKAIELKPDYGAAYFIRGRAYLELGNHQQAINEFSKAIELMPDYIDAYYTEAYYAEVYYSRGVAYSKLGNYQQAINDFSKAIELMPDYANAHHNRGVCYAIVGNHQQAINDCTKAIELKPDHARAYFIRGSAYNDLGNYQQATKDYQIAARLGYKLAQEFLREKGISW; encoded by the coding sequence ATGAAAGACTACATTAGATATTTGAGGGATGAAATGCGCTATTTCATAAAAATTATTCTCGTAGTTGTTTTCAGCATATTCCTGTTTGCCGGATTATCCCACGCCGAGAAAGTTACCTTTGTAAAAGAATACACATATCAGGCGAGCGAGCTTGACAGCAAGGCGTCATGCAGGACTATTTCGCTTGAGATGGTAAAGAGGTTGCTTCTTGAGGAACTTGGAACATATCTGATAAGCGAGACAGAAGTAAAAGATTTCAAACTCACAAAAGAACAGGTAAAGACTTACAGCGCAGGAATTGTAGGCGCTGAGATTATAGAGGATAAATGGGACGGGAAAACCTACTGGCTTAAAGCAAAAGTCTCGGCAGACCCGAAGGAAGTAGCAAAGGCATTAAAGAAAATAATGGATGAGCCGTTTAAGGGAAAAGAACTTGAGGAGACGAGAAAAAAGGCTGAAGAACTGACAAAAGAAGTGGAGAGACTAAACAAAGAGCTTGCTAAAGCTAACAATAAACAGCCGAGCAAAAAAATTCAGCAGGAATATAAAGCGACGATACAGGGGTTAACTGCGGTTGAGTGGTTTAATAAAGGCTATGAGGCTGCTAGTGCTGAACGATGGAAAGAAGCATTAGATGCATATACCAAAGCCATAGAACTCAAGCCTGATTATGGGGCGGCTTATTTCATTCGGGGAAGGGCTTATTTGGAATTAGGCAATCACCAACAGGCGATTAATGAGTTTTCCAAAGCCATTGAACTGATGCCTGATTATATTGATGCTTATTATACTGAGGCTTATTATGCTGAGGTTTATTACAGTCGTGGCGTAGCTTATAGCAAGCTTGGTAACTATCAGCAGGCAATAAATGACTTTTCTAAAGCCATTGAACTGATGCCTGATTATGCTAATGCTCATCACAATCGGGGAGTTTGTTATGCAATCGTAGGCAACCACCAGCAGGCAATTAATGACTGCACCAAAGCCATAGAACTCAAGCCTGATCATGCAAGGGCTTATTTCATTCGGGGAAGTGCTTATAACGATCTCGGCAACTATCAGCAAGCGACGAAGGATTATCAAATAGCAGCACGACTGGGATATAAGCTTGCACAAGAATTTCTACGCGAAAAGGGCATAAGCTGGTAG
- a CDS encoding Gfo/Idh/MocA family oxidoreductase, with protein sequence MSVKVGVIGTGYLGQHHARIYSEIEGAELTALIDIDEEKAKVLAVKYNCKAYSDYKDIINELDAVSIVTPTISHHKIALDCIKAGKDLLLEKPITVSVAEADELINEAEKKNCILQVGHVERYNPAVIAVSGLIKNPRFLESERVSPFTGRSTDIDITLDLMIHDIDIMLGFAASPVKEIRARGASVLTDKIDVAKVWLEFENGCAAIATASRLSPEKQRRLKIFQEDSFIHIDYQNHEVRVYSKKGDSLSSDIIRPEKKEPLKEELIDFIRCVKERRKPMVSGIEGRNALKVALDITEKIRKDLGK encoded by the coding sequence GTGTCAGTTAAGGTAGGTGTAATAGGGACAGGCTATCTGGGACAGCACCATGCAAGGATATATTCAGAGATAGAAGGTGCAGAACTGACAGCGCTTATTGATATTGATGAAGAAAAGGCAAAAGTCCTTGCAGTTAAATATAACTGCAAAGCATATTCTGACTACAAAGATATTATTAATGAGCTTGATGCTGTAAGCATTGTCACTCCTACAATTTCGCATCACAAAATAGCGCTGGACTGCATAAAGGCAGGGAAAGACCTTCTGCTTGAAAAGCCGATAACAGTGAGCGTGGCTGAAGCAGATGAACTCATAAATGAAGCTGAAAAAAAGAATTGCATACTTCAGGTCGGGCATGTTGAGAGATATAACCCTGCTGTGATAGCCGTGTCAGGGCTGATAAAAAATCCCCGGTTCCTTGAGTCCGAGAGGGTGTCGCCTTTTACAGGCAGAAGCACTGATATAGATATAACGCTGGACCTCATGATACATGATATAGATATTATGCTCGGCTTTGCGGCTTCTCCTGTGAAGGAGATACGGGCGCGAGGCGCAAGCGTGCTGACGGACAAGATAGACGTTGCAAAAGTGTGGCTTGAATTTGAGAACGGGTGCGCAGCCATTGCAACGGCAAGCCGCCTGTCGCCTGAGAAACAGAGGAGGCTCAAGATTTTTCAGGAAGACTCATTCATTCATATTGATTATCAGAATCATGAGGTGAGGGTTTACTCTAAAAAAGGAGACAGTCTATCTTCTGATATAATACGGCCTGAGAAAAAAGAGCCGCTGAAAGAAGAGCTTATTGATTTTATCAGATGCGTGAAGGAGAGGAGAAAACCAATGGTCTCAGGCATAGAGGGCAGGAATGCGCTAAAGGTAGCGCTTGATATAACAGAAAAGATAAGAAAGGATTTGGGGAAATAA
- a CDS encoding DegT/DnrJ/EryC1/StrS family aminotransferase → MVPMIDLKKEFAEIKGEVLDMLTEVLESSQYILGPKVAELEKKIADYHNVSSAIGVASGTDALHLSLDAFGIGEGDEVITTPFTFFATAEAILYTGAIPVFVDIEPETLNMDVSLIEKKITSRTRAIIPVHIFGHPADMDAIQKIAKKHNLKIIEDCAQAFGSTIRDKKAGSFGDAGCFSFYPSKNLGAYGDGGIITINDLAVAGNIRKLRNHGSKGAYKHETIGFNSRLDEIQAGILLVKFKRIDEYNKKRRQKAVLYTKLLSGAVKCPVEKDGFYHVYHQYTIMTPKRDVIQEKLKASGIASVVYYPIPLHMQEALGFLGYKEGDFPVTEMAVREVLSLPMYPGLEEETVKRIAEIIRGAV, encoded by the coding sequence ATGGTTCCAATGATAGACCTGAAAAAGGAATTTGCAGAGATTAAGGGAGAGGTCCTTGATATGCTCACAGAGGTACTGGAGAGTTCGCAGTATATCCTCGGCCCTAAGGTTGCTGAACTTGAAAAGAAGATTGCGGATTACCATAATGTCTCTTCTGCGATTGGCGTTGCTTCAGGCACGGATGCGCTTCACCTGAGCCTTGACGCATTTGGCATAGGAGAAGGGGACGAGGTTATTACAACACCGTTCACTTTTTTTGCTACTGCCGAGGCCATCCTCTACACTGGAGCGATTCCCGTATTCGTTGATATAGAGCCCGAGACTCTGAATATGGATGTCAGCCTGATAGAAAAAAAGATTACTTCAAGGACAAGGGCTATTATCCCTGTGCATATATTCGGGCATCCTGCTGATATGGATGCAATTCAGAAAATAGCAAAGAAGCATAACCTCAAGATAATTGAAGACTGCGCCCAGGCATTCGGCAGTACTATCAGGGATAAGAAAGCCGGAAGTTTTGGAGATGCCGGCTGTTTCAGTTTTTACCCAAGCAAAAATCTTGGCGCCTACGGTGACGGAGGCATAATAACGATTAACGACCTTGCTGTTGCCGGCAATATAAGGAAACTAAGGAATCACGGCTCTAAAGGAGCATACAAACACGAGACAATCGGATTCAACAGCAGGCTAGATGAAATACAGGCGGGGATATTACTCGTGAAGTTTAAGCGGATTGATGAATACAACAAAAAAAGAAGGCAGAAGGCTGTGCTTTATACGAAACTTCTGTCAGGCGCTGTAAAATGCCCTGTGGAAAAAGACGGCTTCTATCATGTGTATCATCAATATACGATTATGACTCCAAAGAGGGATGTTATTCAGGAAAAATTAAAGGCATCGGGCATTGCATCGGTTGTTTATTATCCTATTCCGCTTCACATGCAAGAGGCTCTGGGATTTCTTGGTTATAAAGAAGGCGATTTCCCTGTTACTGAAATGGCAGTTAGAGAAGTGCTCTCCCTGCCAATGTATCCCGGGCTTGAGGAAGAGACGGTAAAGAGGATTGCGGAGATAATAAGGGGTGCCGTTTAA
- the lpxB gene encoding lipid-A-disaccharide synthase, producing MIVTGESSGELYGSLLAKALKAKCPEARIIGIGGERMKEAGVNIIAGIASGFGISEAFASYRRIKETFRKAVNAIEEFSPKALVLIDYPEFNIRLAKVAKKKGIKVLYYVSPQVWAWRKGRVKTIAEVSDRIAVILPFEEEIYKGTGVQCEFVGHPVLEEIESMTEDRAGLRKNSGINTDSPVIALLPGSRPHELKSLLPVMIDVVRNFKAEFPDYNCRFIMPVAPNVDIEKYQTYISRLRDEGVAVEKENAVKALSMADMAVIASGTATLQAAFLETPMVVIYKLSLFSYFIGRLIVDVKYISLINLISGREVVRELLQSQADAKNIMRELKEIMLNKNYREQMITRFRTAREMFKGKQPSMRVAEMICEMTA from the coding sequence ATGATAGTTACAGGCGAGAGTTCAGGCGAGTTATACGGTTCGCTTCTTGCAAAGGCTTTAAAGGCAAAATGCCCTGAGGCGCGTATAATCGGCATTGGCGGCGAGAGGATGAAAGAGGCCGGGGTGAATATTATAGCCGGGATAGCGAGCGGATTCGGCATCTCGGAGGCGTTTGCTTCATACAGGAGAATAAAAGAGACATTCAGGAAGGCTGTTAATGCAATAGAGGAATTCTCGCCAAAGGCCTTGGTTCTCATAGACTATCCCGAATTCAATATCAGGCTTGCAAAGGTTGCCAAGAAGAAAGGGATAAAAGTCCTATATTATGTAAGCCCTCAGGTGTGGGCCTGGCGGAAGGGCAGAGTAAAGACAATTGCAGAGGTGTCGGACAGGATTGCAGTGATACTGCCTTTTGAAGAAGAGATTTACAAGGGCACAGGCGTTCAATGCGAGTTTGTGGGACATCCTGTTCTTGAAGAAATAGAATCCATGACAGAAGACAGGGCCGGCCTGCGGAAAAATTCAGGGATAAATACAGACTCTCCTGTTATTGCCCTGCTTCCCGGCAGCAGGCCGCATGAGCTAAAGAGTCTTTTGCCTGTCATGATAGATGTAGTGAGAAACTTTAAAGCGGAGTTTCCTGACTACAATTGCCGGTTCATAATGCCGGTTGCGCCTAATGTTGATATTGAAAAATACCAAACCTATATCAGCAGGCTCAGAGATGAGGGAGTGGCAGTTGAAAAAGAGAATGCGGTGAAGGCGCTTTCAATGGCTGATATGGCTGTAATCGCATCAGGCACAGCCACATTACAGGCTGCATTCCTTGAAACGCCGATGGTTGTGATTTATAAGCTCTCTCTTTTTTCGTATTTTATCGGCAGGCTTATAGTTGATGTAAAATATATCTCGCTTATAAACTTGATTTCAGGCAGGGAAGTGGTAAGGGAACTGCTTCAGTCTCAGGCAGATGCAAAAAATATTATGAGAGAGCTGAAAGAGATTATGCTGAATAAAAATTACAGGGAACAGATGATAACCCGGTTCCGGACAGCAAGAGAAATGTTTAAAGGCAAACAGCCTTCAATGAGAGTGGCTGAAATGATATGTGAGATGACGGCATGA
- a CDS encoding ABC transporter ATP-binding protein, with protein sequence MKDIKKILNLARPYWGRIALAGMGSLVVSGMNGFLAWLAKPAVDKLFVEKKAEYLPFIALGVLAAYSIRGIFSFFQSYLMRSAGSKIVRDIRDNLYRHTTSLPMSFFGKDSTGAMISRIINDAGSIQGLLAFTVKDLFVETCTIIVLVSVAMYMRWDLTLIAVVVLPLALYGVSRLGKRLKKVSMRVQEKISRITEILSETFSGIKIIKAFNREEEEVSRFKRNNHDYYRELMRSTRIIEATSLMMDIVAGFGIAFVIWYGGRLVVDKTITPGAFFSFLTAIFMIYTPARRLVGVHNSLQQVKAPLERIDKVFEESREKEGEDELEGISKEIVFSNVSFRYENTKDDALENINLKVEKGEIIALVGRSGAGKTTFADLLSRFYSPANGSISIDGINISDVTLKSLRQLIGIVSQDIILFNDTVRANIAYGRKGAAEQEIADAAKAAFAHDFILELPQGYGTVIGERGIRLSGGQKQRLSIARAILKNPPILVLDEATSSLDTASEMMVQKALETLMEGRTTFVIAHRLSTVRSADRIIVFDKGRIVESGTHDELLTANGLYKKLYDLQFDDSKADL encoded by the coding sequence ATGAAAGACATTAAGAAAATTTTAAACCTCGCAAGGCCGTACTGGGGGAGAATAGCGCTTGCAGGTATGGGCAGTCTTGTAGTCTCAGGGATGAACGGATTTCTTGCCTGGCTTGCAAAACCTGCTGTTGACAAGTTATTCGTAGAGAAGAAAGCAGAATACCTTCCATTCATTGCTCTGGGTGTGCTCGCTGCGTATTCAATCAGAGGAATCTTTTCTTTCTTCCAGTCTTATCTCATGCGGTCTGCAGGCTCAAAGATTGTTAGAGACATAAGGGACAATCTCTACCGGCATACTACATCCCTTCCGATGAGTTTCTTCGGCAAGGACTCTACCGGAGCGATGATATCAAGGATAATAAATGATGCAGGCTCGATTCAGGGACTGCTTGCTTTCACAGTTAAAGACCTGTTTGTTGAGACCTGCACTATTATTGTGCTTGTCAGTGTTGCCATGTATATGCGGTGGGACCTGACATTGATAGCGGTCGTTGTTCTGCCCTTGGCGCTCTATGGCGTCTCAAGGCTTGGCAAGAGGCTTAAAAAAGTTAGCATGAGGGTTCAGGAAAAGATATCAAGAATAACAGAGATACTGTCAGAGACTTTTTCGGGGATTAAGATAATAAAGGCATTCAACAGGGAAGAGGAAGAGGTGTCACGCTTCAAGAGGAACAATCATGATTATTACAGAGAGCTCATGAGGTCTACAAGGATAATTGAGGCAACGTCTCTCATGATGGATATAGTTGCCGGGTTCGGAATCGCATTTGTGATATGGTACGGCGGAAGGCTCGTTGTGGATAAAACTATAACTCCAGGGGCCTTCTTCTCGTTCCTGACTGCGATATTTATGATATACACGCCTGCAAGGAGGCTCGTCGGCGTGCACAACTCTTTGCAGCAGGTAAAGGCGCCGCTTGAAAGGATTGACAAGGTTTTTGAGGAATCAAGAGAGAAGGAAGGGGAAGATGAGCTTGAAGGAATAAGCAAGGAAATAGTCTTCAGCAATGTATCATTCAGGTATGAGAACACCAAAGATGACGCGCTCGAGAACATAAACCTGAAGGTGGAAAAAGGAGAGATTATAGCTCTGGTCGGCAGAAGCGGGGCAGGCAAGACAACATTTGCTGACCTTCTGTCAAGATTTTATAGCCCGGCAAACGGCTCTATCAGCATAGATGGAATAAACATTTCTGATGTAACGCTGAAGTCCTTAAGGCAGTTAATCGGGATTGTCAGTCAGGACATAATACTCTTTAATGATACGGTCCGCGCAAATATAGCATACGGCAGAAAAGGGGCGGCCGAACAGGAGATAGCGGATGCGGCAAAGGCGGCATTCGCACATGATTTTATACTTGAACTGCCTCAAGGCTATGGCACAGTCATAGGAGAAAGGGGGATAAGGCTCTCAGGAGGGCAGAAACAGAGGCTCTCAATAGCAAGGGCGATACTTAAAAATCCTCCGATACTCGTTCTTGATGAAGCTACCTCGTCTCTTGATACCGCATCAGAGATGATGGTTCAGAAAGCGCTTGAAACACTAATGGAAGGCAGAACCACATTTGTTATTGCACACAGGTTATCGACTGTGCGAAGCGCGGACAGGATAATAGTATTTGACAAGGGGCGGATTGTTGAATCAGGAACTCACGATGAACTTTTAACTGCAAACGGTCTTTATAAAAAACTCTATGACCTTCAGTTTGATGATTCTAAAGCTGATTTATAG
- a CDS encoding 3-deoxy-D-manno-octulosonic acid transferase, with protein sequence MILKLIYSFLYSIALFFILPFQYKKRPKDLRQRWLREKFGTFNFSLSTFNSSLIWIHAVSVGEVIASLPLLEKLKVRYPSVSLVLSTITDTGQKVAMEKASEGTKVIYLPFDLNFILKRTFKKIHLDLFITIETELWPNLLMTLKKRKIPAVVMNGRISDDSFKGYKKIKFFMRSIISCVDLFCMQDAVYAGRIKELGAQEEKIRVIGSFKFDTVPSLDIPEWTKLLSHPVIIAGSTHRGEEDLIVSSYIELKKDFPGLTLIIAPRHPERFKEVEELIKAKGLSYVKRSQLIHPFTDSPIHQIIILDAVGELASVYGVSDVAVIGGSFIEHGGQNLLEPAFWAKPIICGPHMENFPFAKEFYEKGAAIEADSSTLYEKLKELLQSPEKKKSMGNKAKDLYNEKSGAVERAMKEIERFLRNEAG encoded by the coding sequence ATGATTCTAAAGCTGATTTATAGCTTTTTATATTCTATTGCATTATTCTTCATCCTGCCGTTTCAGTACAAGAAACGGCCAAAAGACTTAAGGCAAAGATGGCTCAGAGAAAAGTTTGGAACTTTTAACTTTTCACTTTCAACTTTCAACTCTTCACTTATCTGGATACATGCAGTCTCTGTGGGTGAGGTCATAGCGTCACTCCCTTTATTGGAAAAACTTAAAGTCAGATACCCTTCAGTCAGTTTAGTTCTCTCAACAATCACTGATACCGGACAGAAAGTAGCAATGGAAAAAGCTTCTGAAGGGACAAAAGTGATATATCTCCCCTTTGACCTCAACTTTATACTAAAGAGAACCTTCAAAAAAATACATCTCGATCTATTCATAACAATCGAAACCGAACTCTGGCCAAACCTGCTGATGACACTAAAGAAGCGCAAAATCCCTGCAGTTGTAATGAACGGCAGGATATCGGACGATTCATTTAAGGGATATAAGAAGATAAAATTTTTTATGCGCAGCATTATTAGTTGTGTGGACCTCTTCTGCATGCAGGATGCCGTGTATGCGGGAAGGATTAAAGAGCTTGGCGCTCAGGAAGAGAAGATACGGGTCATCGGCAGTTTTAAATTTGACACCGTGCCTTCTTTGGATATTCCGGAATGGACTAAGTTGCTTTCTCATCCTGTTATCATTGCAGGCAGCACGCATAGGGGAGAAGAAGATTTGATTGTCTCTTCCTATATTGAGTTGAAAAAAGATTTTCCCGGGTTAACCCTGATTATTGCACCGCGTCATCCTGAAAGGTTTAAAGAGGTGGAGGAATTGATAAAGGCAAAAGGTCTTTCCTATGTGAAAAGATCACAGCTTATTCACCCATTCACCGATTCACCCATTCACCAAATTATTATTCTTGATGCAGTAGGAGAGCTTGCATCAGTTTACGGTGTTTCGGATGTTGCTGTGATAGGCGGAAGTTTCATAGAGCACGGCGGGCAGAACCTTCTTGAGCCTGCCTTCTGGGCAAAACCTATAATATGCGGCCCGCACATGGAGAATTTCCCTTTTGCGAAAGAGTTCTATGAAAAGGGCGCTGCAATAGAGGCTGACAGTTCTACGCTCTACGAAAAACTAAAAGAACTGCTTCAGTCTCCAGAGAAAAAGA